The Thermoclostridium stercorarium subsp. stercorarium DSM 8532 genome contains a region encoding:
- the ilvN gene encoding acetolactate synthase small subunit: MKHVLSVLVNNHAGVLSRVSGLFSRRGFNIESLAVGVTHDPAISRMTIVVEGDENTVEQVEKQLGKLIDVIKVKRLDIEDSVHRELALFKVNADTSVRSEIMQIAEVFRANIVDISEKTLTIETSGSSKKVAAMQQMLKPFGILEDVRTGIISLERGEKTII; encoded by the coding sequence ATGAAACATGTACTGTCGGTGCTTGTAAATAACCATGCGGGGGTTCTGTCGAGAGTTTCCGGCCTTTTCAGCAGACGGGGGTTTAATATTGAAAGTCTCGCAGTGGGTGTTACTCATGACCCTGCCATCTCCCGCATGACAATAGTGGTTGAAGGGGACGAAAATACGGTTGAACAGGTGGAAAAACAGCTTGGAAAGCTTATTGACGTTATAAAAGTTAAGCGGCTCGATATTGAAGATTCAGTTCACAGGGAACTGGCGCTTTTCAAGGTGAACGCAGATACATCGGTTCGTTCTGAAATAATGCAGATAGCTGAAGTATTCCGGGCAAACATTGTTGATATCTCGGAAAAAACACTTACAATTGAAACATCGGGCAGCTCAAAAAAAGTGGCTGCGATGCAGCAGATGCTGAAACCATTCGGCATTCTTGAAGATGTCAGGACAGGTATTATATCTTTGGAACGTGGAGAAAAAACAATTATTTGA
- the ilvB gene encoding biosynthetic-type acetolactate synthase large subunit has protein sequence MKLTGADIVIECLREQNVDTIFGFPGGAVLNIYDSLYKKGEGIRHILTSHEQGAAHAADGYARATGKPGVCIATSGPGATNLVTGIATAYMDSIPLVAITGQVPSTLIGRDSFQEVDITGITEPITKHNFLVKDVNRLAETMRMAFEIATTGRPGPVLVDICKDVTADETEFIPFDGRKRLNLDIKDLYTEKDLDEAAYAIQNAKKPVILAGGGTIIAGITDLVLELSEKMMIPVSTTLMGTSAIPSSYPLYTGLLGMHGTRVSNKAVSECDLLINIGARFSDRVISDMKRFAPYAKIMHIDADPAEINKNISVHYPLTGNTDKIMKGIIERLKKVERSEWAEQVLKWKDEYRLVIPDNGQLKPSYIIKKFSEMVPDAYVTTEVGQNQIWAAQYFDYKFPRQYISSGGLGTMGYGTGAAIGIQLAKPGRKVINFAGDGSFRMNCNELATAVYYKLPIVIALLNNGTLGMVRQWQTMFYGGRHSQSTLDRGPDFVKLAEAYGAIGIRVTKKEEVVPAIEKALSQDSVPVVIDFIIDIDERVLPIVPPGKGIDQLIYT, from the coding sequence TTGAAATTAACCGGTGCGGACATTGTCATAGAATGTTTGAGGGAACAGAATGTGGATACAATATTTGGTTTTCCCGGCGGAGCTGTGCTGAATATATACGATTCCCTTTATAAAAAAGGAGAAGGTATAAGGCATATTTTGACATCCCATGAACAGGGCGCTGCTCACGCCGCCGACGGTTATGCAAGGGCAACGGGAAAACCCGGTGTGTGCATAGCGACTTCGGGGCCCGGGGCAACAAACCTTGTAACGGGGATTGCTACTGCGTATATGGATTCTATACCTCTGGTGGCTATTACAGGTCAGGTACCTTCAACGCTTATAGGAAGAGATTCCTTCCAGGAAGTGGATATTACAGGAATAACCGAACCAATCACCAAGCATAATTTTCTTGTGAAAGATGTCAACAGGCTTGCAGAAACCATGCGCATGGCTTTTGAAATTGCCACAACGGGAAGACCAGGCCCGGTCCTTGTGGATATATGCAAGGACGTAACAGCCGACGAGACTGAATTCATCCCGTTCGACGGCAGGAAAAGGCTTAATCTGGATATTAAGGACCTGTATACCGAAAAAGACCTGGATGAAGCGGCATATGCAATTCAGAATGCGAAAAAGCCGGTTATTCTCGCCGGCGGCGGAACGATAATTGCAGGTATAACCGATCTGGTGCTTGAATTATCCGAAAAAATGATGATACCTGTGTCAACCACTTTAATGGGAACAAGTGCAATTCCGAGTTCGTATCCTCTGTATACCGGACTTCTCGGTATGCACGGCACAAGAGTTTCAAATAAGGCGGTTTCGGAGTGTGATCTCCTTATAAACATCGGTGCCCGTTTCAGTGACAGGGTTATAAGCGACATGAAGAGATTTGCGCCGTATGCAAAAATTATGCATATTGACGCAGATCCGGCAGAAATCAATAAAAACATTAGTGTTCACTATCCGCTTACCGGGAATACGGATAAAATAATGAAAGGCATTATTGAACGTCTTAAAAAGGTAGAGCGCTCCGAATGGGCCGAGCAGGTGTTAAAATGGAAAGATGAATACCGTCTTGTAATACCGGATAACGGGCAGCTGAAACCGTCGTACATTATAAAAAAGTTTTCCGAAATGGTGCCCGATGCTTATGTTACAACAGAAGTGGGCCAGAATCAGATTTGGGCAGCCCAGTATTTTGACTATAAATTCCCCAGGCAGTACATATCTTCTGGCGGACTTGGCACTATGGGCTATGGTACGGGCGCGGCAATAGGTATACAGCTTGCAAAACCGGGGCGAAAGGTAATCAATTTCGCAGGTGACGGCAGCTTCAGAATGAACTGTAACGAGCTTGCGACTGCGGTTTATTATAAACTTCCCATAGTCATAGCATTGCTTAACAACGGAACGCTTGGCATGGTTCGTCAGTGGCAAACCATGTTCTATGGCGGAAGGCATTCCCAGTCGACACTGGACAGAGGGCCGGACTTTGTTAAACTTGCCGAAGCATACGGTGCCATCGGCATAAGGGTGACCAAAAAAGAAGAAGTCGTTCCTGCAATAGAAAAGGCGTTAAGTCAAGATAGCGTGCCCGTGGTAATAGACTTCATCATTGACATCGACGAAAGGGTACTGCCGATCGTGCCGCCCGGAAAAGGAATAGATCAGTTGATTTATACCTGA
- the ilvC gene encoding ketol-acid reductoisomerase: MAKLYYDSDCDLKLLENKTVAVIGYGSQGHAHAQNLRDSGVKVIVGLAPDSKSREKAKQDGLTVMDTAEAAKAADIIMLLVPDQVQADIYKESIEPNLEEGNMLMFAHGFNIHYSQIVPPEYVDVTMIAPKGPGHTVRSQYLEGRGVPALIAVHQDYTGKAREYALAYAAAIGAGRAGILETTFREETETDLFGEQAVLCGGITELMKAGFETLVEAGYQPECAYFECVHEMKLIVDLIYQGGFEFMRYSVSDTAEYGDYTTGKRIINEESRKAMKQVLAEIQDGTFASKWIAENKAGGRARLLTTRRKEAEHLLAKTGRELRKMMSWLK; the protein is encoded by the coding sequence ATGGCAAAACTGTATTATGACAGTGACTGTGATTTAAAATTGCTGGAAAATAAAACCGTCGCAGTTATAGGTTACGGCAGTCAGGGTCATGCCCATGCCCAAAACTTAAGAGACAGTGGTGTAAAAGTAATAGTAGGTCTGGCGCCGGACTCAAAAAGCCGTGAAAAGGCAAAACAGGATGGGCTGACCGTAATGGACACCGCAGAGGCGGCAAAAGCTGCCGACATTATCATGCTTCTTGTTCCCGATCAGGTTCAGGCTGATATATATAAAGAAAGTATTGAACCAAATCTTGAGGAAGGCAATATGCTGATGTTTGCCCATGGATTCAACATTCACTACAGCCAAATAGTACCTCCTGAATACGTGGATGTAACAATGATTGCTCCGAAAGGGCCGGGTCATACCGTACGCTCACAATACCTTGAAGGACGAGGTGTACCTGCTTTAATTGCAGTACATCAGGATTATACAGGGAAAGCCCGTGAATACGCCCTTGCCTATGCTGCAGCCATTGGCGCAGGAAGGGCGGGGATTCTGGAAACTACCTTCAGAGAGGAAACAGAAACCGATCTCTTCGGTGAACAGGCAGTTTTGTGCGGCGGTATCACGGAGCTGATGAAAGCGGGGTTTGAAACCCTTGTGGAAGCGGGATATCAACCAGAATGCGCATATTTTGAATGCGTACATGAAATGAAGCTGATTGTGGACCTGATTTACCAGGGTGGTTTTGAATTTATGCGTTATTCGGTTAGCGATACCGCAGAATACGGGGACTATACCACAGGCAAAAGAATCATAAACGAAGAAAGCAGAAAGGCCATGAAGCAGGTACTTGCAGAAATTCAGGATGGAACGTTTGCATCAAAATGGATAGCAGAAAATAAAGCAGGCGGCAGGGCGAGACTTCTCACCACAAGACGTAAGGAAGCAGAGCATCTTCTTGCAAAAACAGGAAGAGAACTAAGAAAAATGATGTCATGGCTTAAATAG
- the dnaG gene encoding DNA primase, with product MSYYPDEIIEEVRLSNDLVEVVSEYIRLEKKGGGYFGLCPFHKEKTPSFHVEPVRQFYYCFGCNQGGNVFHFIMNIENVSFPDAVKMLADRAGIVLPEPDDKEEQQKIRLRKKILEANKAAARFYFSCLASEKGKKALKYLYDRGLSNRIIKRFGLGYAPDEWSILSDYLLKEGFDEYVIIQSGLAIKGRSGKLIDRFRGRVIFPIFDIRGNVVAFGGRVLDDSLPKYINSPETPCYSKGRELFGLHLAKKSSEKKLLIVEGYMDVISLHQAGIDFAVASLGTALTSMQGRLLKKYADEVILGYDSDNAGQKATERGIEVLNRIGCRVKVLQVPDGKDPDEFIRKNGPEKFKMLIDRAISLLEYKINVLKNTYPPDNEEGRLNFLNGVADLLTEVENFMEREIIIRKISGTYGISEDALHAEVDRRLKQKQRKEKTTEFYSARKELTGPAKTPQLHKNENIRVRYEKMLLALLSRENRLYHMAAERYPASDYSDGELREMAGILYEKLKNGEDFVLEQYISRLASEKASSLIHISETFCNFDEPEKALEDILEKLEILKLEEEKKDILMRLKNITNMEERKRLQEQLQAIIRKIANKW from the coding sequence ATGAGCTATTATCCCGATGAAATAATTGAAGAAGTAAGGTTAAGTAATGATTTGGTGGAAGTGGTTTCCGAATACATCCGCCTTGAAAAGAAAGGGGGAGGGTATTTTGGACTATGCCCTTTTCACAAGGAGAAGACACCGTCTTTTCACGTTGAACCCGTAAGGCAGTTCTATTATTGCTTTGGCTGCAACCAGGGCGGTAATGTTTTTCATTTTATAATGAACATAGAAAACGTAAGTTTTCCCGATGCCGTTAAAATGCTTGCAGACAGAGCAGGAATAGTACTGCCTGAGCCCGATGACAAGGAAGAGCAGCAAAAAATCAGGCTTAGGAAAAAAATTCTTGAAGCCAACAAAGCTGCCGCAAGGTTTTACTTTTCGTGTCTCGCCTCGGAAAAGGGTAAGAAAGCACTGAAATATCTCTATGACAGAGGTCTAAGCAACCGTATTATTAAACGGTTCGGGCTTGGTTATGCTCCGGATGAATGGAGTATATTGTCAGATTACCTTCTGAAGGAAGGTTTTGACGAGTATGTGATTATCCAGTCGGGACTTGCAATTAAAGGCAGAAGCGGAAAATTAATTGACAGATTCCGGGGGAGAGTTATCTTTCCGATATTTGATATCCGTGGGAACGTTGTGGCGTTCGGCGGAAGGGTTTTGGATGATTCTTTGCCCAAATACATCAATTCTCCGGAAACTCCCTGTTACAGCAAAGGGAGAGAACTGTTCGGGCTTCATTTGGCCAAAAAAAGCAGTGAAAAAAAGCTTCTGATAGTAGAAGGTTACATGGATGTTATTTCTCTGCATCAGGCAGGTATTGATTTTGCCGTAGCTTCTCTGGGAACTGCGTTGACCAGTATGCAGGGAAGGCTTTTGAAAAAATACGCGGATGAAGTAATTCTTGGATATGATAGCGATAATGCCGGACAGAAAGCGACCGAAAGGGGGATTGAAGTACTTAACAGAATCGGCTGCCGTGTTAAGGTACTTCAAGTTCCTGACGGAAAGGATCCTGATGAATTTATAAGAAAAAATGGTCCGGAAAAGTTTAAAATGTTGATAGATCGGGCAATATCACTGTTAGAATATAAAATAAACGTGCTGAAGAATACGTATCCGCCCGACAATGAAGAAGGCAGGCTTAATTTCCTGAACGGCGTGGCAGATCTTCTTACAGAAGTGGAGAACTTTATGGAAAGGGAGATTATAATCAGGAAAATTTCCGGTACCTACGGAATTTCGGAAGACGCTCTGCACGCTGAGGTTGACAGGCGGCTTAAACAGAAACAGCGGAAGGAAAAAACCACGGAGTTTTATTCCGCCAGAAAGGAACTGACGGGTCCTGCGAAGACTCCTCAGCTTCATAAAAACGAGAATATAAGGGTCCGGTACGAGAAAATGCTGTTGGCTCTGTTAAGCCGCGAGAACAGGCTATACCATATGGCAGCTGAAAGATATCCTGCTTCTGATTACAGCGACGGAGAACTCAGGGAGATGGCAGGTATCTTGTATGAGAAATTGAAAAACGGCGAGGATTTCGTCCTCGAGCAATATATTTCACGGCTTGCATCTGAAAAGGCTTCATCACTAATTCATATATCCGAAACATTTTGTAACTTCGATGAGCCTGAAAAGGCCCTCGAAGACATATTGGAGAAACTGGAGATTCTAAAACTGGAAGAGGAAAAAAAGGATATTTTAATGCGTTTGAAGAATATTACCAATATGGAAGAAAGAAAACGGCTTCAGGAACAACTTCAGGCCATAATAAGGAAAATAGCCAATAAATGGTAA
- a CDS encoding deoxyguanosinetriphosphate triphosphohydrolase, with amino-acid sequence MTIREEIERIEERILSPYATLSSRSKGRAHPEEKCSVRTDFQRDRDRIIYSKAFRRLKHKTQVFISPEGDHYRTRLTHTLEVSQIARTIARSLRLNEDLTEAIALGHDLGHTPFGHAGERVLQEICPLGFKHNEQSVRVVEKLEKNGKGLNLTYEVLNGILCHTGEQKAETLEGCIVKFADRIAYINHDIEDAIRGGVISQDELPKSCLKVLGNTSGERINNMIVNIIENSRDKGEISMSDEFREATEELRNFMFRNVYIGSSAKAEEGKAENLIRSLYYKLTEQPELLPAEFYNKIDEEGIERVVCDYIAGMTDRYAINTFNSIFIPARWMRF; translated from the coding sequence ATGACAATTCGTGAGGAAATAGAAAGGATTGAGGAAAGAATTCTTTCTCCCTATGCCACTTTGTCATCCAGATCAAAAGGCAGAGCCCATCCTGAAGAAAAATGCAGTGTCAGAACCGATTTCCAGAGAGACAGGGACAGAATTATTTATTCAAAGGCTTTCAGGAGGCTGAAACACAAAACCCAGGTTTTCATATCACCCGAAGGAGATCATTACAGAACAAGACTTACCCATACTCTTGAGGTATCGCAGATAGCAAGGACAATTGCCCGCAGCCTGAGGCTAAATGAAGACTTAACCGAGGCAATTGCGCTGGGGCATGATTTGGGGCACACACCATTTGGACATGCAGGTGAACGTGTTCTTCAGGAAATATGTCCTTTGGGCTTCAAACATAACGAGCAAAGTGTCAGGGTTGTTGAAAAACTTGAAAAAAACGGCAAAGGTCTTAACCTGACCTATGAAGTACTGAACGGAATACTATGCCACACGGGGGAACAGAAGGCCGAGACCCTTGAAGGATGTATTGTAAAATTTGCGGACAGGATTGCGTATATCAATCACGATATAGAGGATGCCATCCGGGGTGGTGTTATTTCTCAGGATGAGCTTCCCAAAAGCTGTCTGAAAGTGCTGGGAAATACATCGGGTGAGCGGATTAATAATATGATTGTGAATATTATAGAAAACAGCAGGGATAAGGGCGAAATTTCAATGAGTGACGAATTCAGGGAAGCTACCGAAGAACTGAGGAATTTCATGTTCCGCAATGTGTATATAGGTTCCAGTGCGAAAGCCGAGGAAGGCAAGGCAGAAAACCTTATTCGCAGCCTTTACTATAAATTAACTGAACAACCCGAACTTCTGCCTGCAGAGTTTTACAACAAAATAGATGAAGAAGGAATTGAACGTGTAGTTTGCGATTATATTGCCGGAATGACCGACCGATATGCGATAAATACTTTTAACTCCATATTTATACCCGCAAGATGGATGAGATTTTAA
- the leuB gene encoding 3-isopropylmalate dehydrogenase: MNSVTNTYKITVLPGDGIGPEVIKQAVKVLDKVAEVFGFGVEYNYADIGGIAIDKTGDPLPAETLELCKKSDAVLLGAVGGPKWDDLPLNKRPEAGLLGIRSGLGVFANFRPAKIFPPLKNSSPLKDRIIGDNLDILVLRELTGDVYFGEKKRTVYDGEPCAYDTMIYRKFEIERIARLAFETARKRKKKVTSVDKANVLEVSRFWREIVTEVAKDYPDVELKHLYVDNAAMQIVINPGQFDVIVTGNLFGDILSDEAAMITGSIGMLPSASLNSKGFGLYEPVHGSAPDIAGQNKANPLAAILSVAMMLEYSFNMKKAAEAVENAVLRVLQEGYATRDLATENSEVLGCEEMGDAVVSRIIG; encoded by the coding sequence ATGAATTCTGTAACGAATACATATAAAATCACGGTATTACCGGGAGACGGTATTGGGCCCGAAGTCATAAAACAGGCTGTCAAAGTGCTGGATAAGGTGGCAGAGGTGTTTGGCTTTGGCGTGGAATACAATTATGCCGATATAGGCGGAATTGCGATAGATAAAACCGGCGATCCGCTGCCGGCCGAAACTCTTGAACTGTGCAAAAAATCGGACGCAGTGCTTCTTGGTGCCGTCGGCGGACCAAAATGGGATGATCTTCCGTTGAATAAACGCCCTGAGGCCGGGCTACTGGGAATACGTTCAGGGCTTGGGGTATTTGCAAATTTCAGGCCTGCAAAAATATTCCCACCGCTAAAAAATTCAAGCCCGCTTAAAGACAGAATTATAGGGGATAATCTGGACATCCTGGTACTGCGTGAACTTACCGGGGACGTTTATTTCGGAGAAAAGAAAAGAACGGTATATGACGGCGAGCCCTGCGCGTATGATACGATGATTTACAGAAAATTCGAAATAGAAAGAATAGCCCGCCTTGCGTTCGAAACAGCAAGGAAGAGAAAGAAGAAGGTCACATCGGTGGACAAGGCAAATGTGCTTGAAGTTTCACGGTTCTGGAGGGAAATTGTCACTGAAGTGGCAAAGGATTATCCCGATGTGGAATTAAAACATTTGTATGTCGATAATGCGGCAATGCAGATTGTAATTAACCCCGGACAGTTTGATGTTATTGTCACGGGAAACCTTTTTGGCGATATTCTGTCGGATGAAGCGGCGATGATTACCGGTTCAATCGGCATGCTGCCGTCGGCAAGTCTGAATTCTAAGGGATTTGGGCTTTATGAACCCGTACATGGCTCAGCCCCGGACATTGCGGGGCAGAACAAGGCCAATCCTCTCGCTGCGATTCTGTCAGTTGCGATGATGCTGGAATATTCGTTTAACATGAAAAAAGCGGCAGAGGCTGTTGAAAACGCAGTTTTGAGAGTACTCCAGGAAGGATACGCAACAAGGGATCTGGCAACGGAAAACTCAGAAGTCTTAGGATGTGAAGAAATGGGAGATGCGGTGGTGAGCCGGATTATCGGATAA
- a CDS encoding AbrB/MazE/SpoVT family DNA-binding domain-containing protein has translation MKATGYVRKLDALGRIVLPKSLRKQLNINEGDSIEMFIDNEGNVVLDKYVPRCTFCDNVSDDMVEYKGRHICRNCLNEM, from the coding sequence ATGAAAGCTACAGGATATGTCAGAAAACTTGACGCTCTTGGACGTATCGTACTTCCGAAGTCTCTCAGAAAACAGCTGAATATCAACGAAGGCGACAGCATTGAAATGTTTATTGACAATGAAGGGAACGTGGTATTGGATAAATATGTTCCCCGCTGCACATTCTGTGATAATGTTTCTGACGATATGGTGGAATACAAGGGGAGGCATATTTGCAGAAATTGTCTGAACGAAATGTAA
- the ilvD gene encoding dihydroxy-acid dehydratase, translating into MRSDIIKKGIERSPHRSLLKAMGYTDEEIERPLIGVVNSFNEIVPGHIHLSKIAEAVKAGIRLAGGTPVEFGCIGICDGIAMGHEGMKYSLASRELIADSCEAMALAHSFDGMVFIPNCDKIVPGMLMAAARINVPSIFISGGPMLSINWKGKQLDLNSVFEAVGAYKAGMMTEEEVLEYENNACPGCGSCSGMFTANSMNCLTEVLGLGLPGNGTIPAVYAQRIRLAKQAGMRIVDLVRKDIKPLDILVPEAFENALAVDMALGCSTNSVLHLLAIAHAADINLNLDIINEISARVPNLCKLAPSGPYHVQDLYMAGGVQAVMKELSKKNLLHLDLITVTGKTHRENIKNAVVRDRNVIRDIEHPYSETGGIAVLKGNIAPAGAVVKRAAVAEEMLCHSGPARVFDSEDDAIKAIYSGEIKKGDVVIIRYEGPKGGPGMREMLGPTSAIAGMGLDKDVALITDGRFSGATRGASIGHVSPEAAVGGPIAAIRDGDIITINIPEGKLDVNLSREEIEERLKAWRPPEPKIRKGYLARYAKLVSSADKGAILE; encoded by the coding sequence ATGCGTAGCGATATAATAAAAAAGGGTATTGAAAGATCGCCTCACAGAAGTCTTTTAAAGGCTATGGGATATACGGACGAGGAAATTGAAAGACCGTTAATTGGTGTAGTAAATTCCTTTAATGAAATTGTACCGGGACATATACATTTAAGCAAAATAGCAGAAGCTGTAAAAGCGGGTATCAGGCTTGCCGGGGGAACACCTGTGGAGTTTGGATGCATAGGTATATGCGACGGTATAGCCATGGGGCATGAAGGTATGAAATATTCACTGGCAAGCAGGGAGCTTATTGCCGATTCCTGTGAGGCAATGGCCCTGGCGCACAGTTTTGACGGTATGGTGTTTATACCAAACTGTGACAAAATAGTTCCGGGCATGCTTATGGCTGCTGCAAGGATAAACGTTCCCTCCATATTTATAAGCGGAGGGCCGATGCTTTCCATAAACTGGAAAGGGAAACAGCTGGACCTGAACAGCGTTTTTGAAGCGGTGGGAGCCTACAAGGCGGGTATGATGACAGAAGAGGAAGTACTTGAATACGAAAATAACGCGTGCCCGGGGTGCGGTTCATGTTCAGGCATGTTTACGGCTAATTCAATGAATTGCCTTACTGAAGTTTTGGGACTGGGCCTGCCGGGAAACGGAACGATTCCTGCTGTTTATGCCCAGAGAATCAGGCTTGCGAAACAGGCGGGAATGAGAATTGTAGACCTTGTCAGAAAAGACATTAAGCCGCTGGATATACTTGTACCCGAAGCCTTTGAGAATGCCCTTGCCGTCGATATGGCACTTGGGTGTTCCACAAACTCGGTACTGCATCTTTTGGCTATTGCTCATGCAGCGGACATAAACCTTAATCTTGATATAATAAACGAAATCAGCGCACGGGTTCCTAACCTTTGCAAACTTGCCCCGAGCGGTCCGTACCATGTGCAGGATTTGTATATGGCTGGCGGTGTTCAGGCCGTAATGAAGGAACTTTCCAAGAAAAACCTTCTGCATTTGGATCTTATAACCGTTACCGGAAAAACCCACAGAGAAAACATTAAAAATGCGGTTGTAAGGGACAGAAACGTAATAAGGGACATTGAACACCCATACAGCGAGACAGGTGGCATAGCCGTTCTGAAAGGAAATATAGCGCCTGCAGGCGCTGTTGTGAAACGCGCCGCAGTGGCGGAAGAAATGCTGTGCCACAGCGGTCCTGCCCGGGTATTTGATTCCGAGGACGATGCAATTAAAGCCATTTATTCAGGAGAGATAAAAAAAGGTGATGTGGTCATTATTCGGTATGAAGGACCCAAAGGCGGACCGGGCATGAGGGAGATGCTCGGGCCTACATCTGCGATAGCAGGTATGGGGCTTGACAAGGATGTTGCGTTAATAACCGACGGAAGGTTCTCCGGTGCAACCCGTGGAGCGTCAATCGGGCATGTTTCGCCGGAAGCTGCGGTGGGTGGCCCTATTGCTGCAATCAGGGACGGCGATATTATTACAATAAATATACCTGAAGGTAAACTTGATGTTAATCTTTCCCGGGAGGAAATAGAAGAAAGGCTGAAGGCATGGAGGCCGCCTGAGCCAAAGATAAGGAAAGGTTATTTGGCACGATATGCAAAGCTCGTATCGTCAGCTGACAAAGGCGCAATTTTGGAATGA
- the leuD gene encoding 3-isopropylmalate dehydratase small subunit translates to MNYTGDVIKYGDNIDTDVIIPARYLNTSDPGELAKHCMEDLDKTFVSRVKNGDILVGGFNFGCGSSREHAPIAIKASGISCVVAKSFARIFYRNAINIGLPIVECPECVDETNDGDKLEVDLDNGVIINHTTGKKYKTTAFPEFIQDIIKSGGLMQYIKNKK, encoded by the coding sequence ATGAACTATACAGGTGATGTCATAAAATACGGAGACAACATCGATACTGACGTAATAATCCCTGCGAGGTACTTAAACACCTCGGATCCGGGCGAACTTGCGAAACACTGCATGGAGGATCTGGATAAGACTTTTGTTTCAAGGGTTAAAAACGGTGACATTTTAGTCGGAGGATTTAATTTCGGATGCGGTTCTTCAAGAGAACACGCGCCTATTGCCATAAAGGCATCGGGAATTTCATGTGTGGTTGCCAAAAGTTTTGCACGAATTTTTTACAGAAACGCGATAAATATCGGGCTTCCTATCGTCGAATGCCCCGAATGTGTTGATGAAACGAACGACGGCGACAAACTGGAAGTGGATTTGGATAATGGTGTAATAATTAATCATACCACAGGGAAAAAATACAAAACCACGGCTTTTCCTGAATTCATTCAGGACATTATTAAATCAGGCGGACTTATGCAGTACATAAAAAACAAAAAATAA